The genomic segment ATCGTGTCTCCTTCGACTCGACTGGCTACGGCTCCTCTCGCATACTAAGCGGTCGGTCAGGTCGACGGAAGAGCAAAATCGTATGCGCGGGGTATGGCCGGTCTCCTCCCTGTTCGGGATGATGCGCGCACATGGCGCGGATCGAGCCGAGGTGACCGCTGTGACAACGATGAGCGTGCAGCCCTACTGGGAACTGACCTTCGACGCGGACGGGGACGTGGACACCCGGCAGCGTGATCAACTGCTGGCGGGGGTGGCCGCCGAGGGGGTCACCGATCTGGTGATGTTCTCGCACGGCTGGAACAACGACCAGTCCATGGCGACCTGGCTCTACGACCGGTTCTTCGCGCCCTTCCCCGGGCTGCTCGGCGCGGGCACGGGCGCCGGAACCAGCACGGGCACCGGCACCCGGGTGCGGCTCGGCTATGTCGGCGTGCTGTGGCCCGCCATGCGGTTCAGCGACGAGCCCATCCCGGACTTCACGCCCTCGCTGACCATCGCCCCCGTCCCGGCCACCGGCCCGGTCCCGGCCGCCGCGACCGCCCCAGCCACCGCCCCGGCCACCTCCCCCGGCGGCCGGACGGAGCTCAGCGAGGAGACGTGCCGGGCCCTGACCAGTACGTTCCCCGGCCAGGACGCGACGGTGCGGCGGCTGGCGGAGCTGCTGCGGGAGCGTCCCGACTCCCCCGAGGCGTTGGTGGAGTTCGCGCGGCTGGTCCGTGATCTCGTGGCGCTGCCGGCAGGCAGCCCCGCCGCCGCGTTCGCCGCGGACTCCGGCGACGGCGGACCGCAGCCCGACCCGGCGATCCTCGCCGACGACCCGGTCGGGCTCTGCGCGGAGCTCACCGCGGCGCTCCAGGAGACCGGCGTCGATCTGGGCCCCGACGAACCGGGTGAACAGCGGCTGCTCGGCGGGCTCGGGAAGAAGCTGTGGAACGGCGCCCACGAACTGCTGCGGCAGGCCACGTACTTCGCGATGAAGCGGCGGGCCGGCACCGTAGGCCAGCACGGCCTCGGCCCGGCGCTGGGCCGGCTGTCGCAGTCGTCGGGAACGGTACGGGTGCACCTGGTGGGGCACAGTTTCGGCGCCCGTCTGGTGTCGTTCGCGCTGCTCGGACTGCCCGCCGGGGCGCACAACGTCAAGTCCGTGACGCTGCTCCAGGGCGCGTTCTCGCACTACGCGTACGCACGGCGACTGCCGGGCGACGCGTCGCACTCGGGGGCGCTGCGCGATGCCGAGAACCGGGTGGACGGGCCCGTGGTGTCCTGCTTCTCCAGCCACGACACCGCGCTCGGGGTGATCTACCCGCTCGCGTCACGGCTGTCGCGCGACGACTCCTCGCTCCTCGGGCTCGGCGACCGCTGGGGCGCGATGGGCCACGACGGCATCCAGGCCGTCGACGGCACCCGGCGGGCGACGATCGAGGACGCCCGCGCCGGGCGGTTCCCGGTGTCCGGGTGTGTGAGCGTCGACGTGTCGGCCGTGGTGTGCAGCGGCTCCCCGCCGGCGGGCGCGCACAGCGACATCTGCCACGAGGAACTGGCGCGCGTGGTGCTCGCCGCGGGACGGATCTCGCACTGAGACTACGTCCCGCGGCGCGCACCTGCTCCGTTCTACGTCACCAGGGGTTCCTACCGGTGCGCGGGGAACTCCACGACCTGCTGGAACGTCGGCCGGTTCTGCCAGCTGATCTTGTCCTGGGTGATCCCGCCCAGCGGCCGCTGGATGATCGTGTCGGAGCACCACTGGTCGCCCGCCGAGCAGTTGGCGTCGGCCGGGTAGACGGTGGTCGCGGGCTTCGCGACCGCCTGCTTCAACGTGGCCAGCAGCACGTCACGGCAGGCGCCGAGGGTGCCGCCGCCGCAGAAGGCCTGCGGCGTCCAGCCCTGCACCGGGTCGCCGAGGACCGTCCGCAGGTCCTTGTCCGCGTAGCTCCACCAGCCGTACTGGAACGCGCTGCCCGCGTGCGCTCCGGTCGGCCCGTGGCCGGCGGACGGTGACTCGTCGATCGACAGGTTCGCGGTCAGCGCCGCGTACAGGCCGTCGCCGAGCCCGGGCCGGAACGCGCCGTCGATCAGCAGCGGCCACCACGCGTCCATGGTGCGGACCGCGTCCGCGTTCGCGTACGCGTGGGAGCCCGCCGAGGTCTCCTTGCGCTTGCTGCCCGCCGTGCCCCAGTCGGACAACTGCTGGACGGCGGTGACCAGTTGCGGGTCGGTGACCGGTGCGCTGCGCAGCACGCGCAGCAGCTCCGGCAGGACGTCCTCACCGCGCAGGTCGGTCAGCGCGGCGTCGGCCATCGCCTTGGTGAGCGCGGACCGGGTCACCCCGCCCGCGGCGACGAGCTGCTTCACCCGGTCGTTCAGCAGGTCCCCGCGGTGCACGGGGCCGTTGCCGAAGCCGGCCGAGGTGAAGTCCTTGGCCTGCTTGTTGTTCCACGAGACGTAGTAGTCCTGGTCGACGGATTGCGGGTGCTGCGCGGGCGGGGTGTAGGTGGCGGTGTTCGACGCCGGGTTCCAGCCCTGCCACTCGTAGGCGGCCTCCGCCTTCACCGGGAACGAGGGGTCCACGCCGGCGGCGCGCACCGGATTCGTCCCGCTGTTGTAGTAGGCGGTCTGCCGCGAATCCGCGTAGAACCAGTTGAAGGTGTAGTTGATGTGCTGGGTGGCCTGCTGGAACGTGGCCGCGTCATGGACGAAGCCGGGATCGTTCAGCATCTGGAAGCCGATGATCGAGTCGGCCTCGTGCCGGTACGAGCTGCGCAGCGTCGTGTATGCGACCGCCTTGCCGCCGACCGTCGCGCGGTACTCCACCGGCCCGTACGCCGTGCGGTAGACCTGCATCCGGTAGGAGCCGGCGGCGGTCGAGTCGGCGACGGTGGGCTTCCAGGAGTTGACGCGCTCCAGCTTCTCCATCGCCGTGCAGACACCGTGGTAGACGTAGTGCACGGCGTCCTGGCACAGCTCGACGGCGTAGGTGTCGGTGATGTCCTGGCCGGCCGAGGTGGCGCTCCAGGCGTAGTCCTGGCCACGGCCGAGTTCCACGTACATCCCCAGCCCGGCGAACGAGGCGCCGCGTGCGCTGATCCCCGGTCCCTGGAGCTCCTGGAGCATCAGCAGTTGCGGTGCGAAGTAGCCGGTCTGCGGGCCGAACACGGCGAGCGGATGGCCGCTGGCGGTGTGCGAGCCGCCGACCACCAGCGCGTTGGACATGCCCTTCTTGGTGGAGAACAGGTTCGCCGGCAGCGCGCCGTTGTCGAAGATGCCCTGCGCGGCCTTGAGCGGTCCGGCCTTGACCGGGGTCTTCGCGGCGGTCGCCGCGCCACCCGTCCGGTCGTAGACCAGCGGTTCCGCGACCACCGTTCCGGGCTCGGGCATCGCCGCGCCCTGCGGGTTCGCCGGCTTGCCCGCGTACGGGAAGCTGGAGCCGTCGTGCACCGTCAGCATGGCCTCGGGGTCGTTGCGCTCGCGGAACGTCTCCCAGACCGTGGTGCCCTGGGTGACGCCGTACTTCTGCTGCGCGGCGAGCAGCGAGATCGCGCTCTCCACCTCACCGCCGCCGCCGGATCCGAAGAGCGCGCCGATGACCGAGCCGAGCGCGATCAGGTCGGTGAGTTTGAATGGCTGGATTTCGCCGGCGTTGGTGATCGCGTCGATCTGGCCGGTCAGCACGTACTCGCCGGGGAAGTACCGGCCGTTCTTGGACTGGGTGATGTAGGCGTTGATGCCGTTGACGTACGCCTGCGCGTCGGCCAGCGCCTGCTGCCCGCGTGCGCCGTTGCCCGCCGTGATCTGGTCGACCTGCGCCTGGAGGTCCGCCTCGGTGTACGGGGCGGCCCGCCAGAACTCCTGCTCCAGCTGCTGGTTGGCGGGCGCGCCGCCCGCGAAGGACGACAGCTGACCGCGTCCGACGTGCCGGAACAGGTCCATCAGCCACAGCCGGTCCTGCCCCGCCGCGTACCCCGCGCCGTACTCCGTTCCGTCGCGGGTGGTGCCCTTGATGTGCGGGACGCCGGTCTTCTTGTCGCGGGTGATGGTGACGTCGGCGCGCGGCGTCGTCACGGACGCGACCTGGCCGGACGGGACGCCGAACGAGGCGTCGTTGAAGAAGTTGGTGATGGTGGCATCGGTGAGCGACGGATAGCCCGTGGCCAGGTTGGCGTACGGTCCGAGCTGGTCGGCGGCGTGCGCCGGCCGGGTGCCGAAGACCTTGTGGGCGAGGATGTCGGCGAGCGTCGCGTTGCCGTTCTCACCGGGCGGCAGGATGTCGCCGCACTGGCCCTGGCAGTAGTCGGTGGTGGGGTCCGCCGCCTGGGCCGCCTGCGGCAGCGGTACGACGAGGGTGACGCCGAGCGCGAGCAGTGCCGCGGCGGTCACCGTTCTGAGCTTGCGGGTGACCGCCTTGCCCTTGCGGGCGCCTACCTTGCCGGTGCGTAGTCTGCCGTTGCGTTGTGGCATTCCTGCTCCTCCCGGAGGCCGATGCGCCGGAGGTTACCGCCGGTACGCTCCGGCCGGAAGGTGAACATGCGTCACCTTTTTGTTCGGCTTTTCCGGCCGCCGACGGGTTTACCGACAAGCAACGGCCGTACCGGGAGGTAGGAGAGGCCGTCGGCCGCGCGGACCGTGGTTGGGGGCCGTGGTTGGGGGCCGTGGTTGGGGACCGTGGTTGGGGGCCGTGGTTGGGGACCGCGGTTTCGGACCACGGCTCGCACCACGGCTCGCACCACGGCTCGGACCACGACTCTGACAGCCGCTCAGAGTGCGTCCCACGGAGCGGAGTCGAAGAGCCCGATCACCCGCTTCACCAGATCCGCGGCCGTCGGCAGGATCAGATCGTCCAGCCGGCCGACCGGAGCGATCCCCCGGGAGTTGCAGGCGAAGGCCCCGTCGAACGATTCCACGTCCGCCACCGTGACCCGCCGGTGCCGCCACGGCAGGCCCGCCGCGTCCATCTCCCGCTGGATCACCCGCATCGTGATGCCGTGCAGGGCGGGCGCGTCGGGCCAGACGACCGTGTCGCCGTCCGCGAAGCCGACGTTGGTGATCGCCCCCTCGGAGATCACGCCACCGGGCCCGACGAGGAGCGCCTCGTCGAATCCCGCCTCGTGCGCGGCGTTGCCGAAGTAGCCCTGGGCGAAGCCCCCGACGTGCTTCACCTGGGCCACGGGCCGCTGGTAGTCGACGGACATCAGGCTCTGCGGACCGCTCGGCGCGGGCCCTGGACCCCGGACCGTCACCATGAGGGAGACGTCACCGGCCTCGTCGGGCCGGAAGACGTTGACGCGCACCGACGCGTCGACGTCGTCACCCAGCGCGTGCCGGACCGCGTCCAGCACCCGCCCGCCGTCCAGCCCGGTGCCGAACAGCTCCCGGGTGGCGCGCTCCAGCCGATCGAGATGAAAGTCGAGACCGCGCACCGCGCGCCCTCTGACCTGCATGGCGGTGAAGTGGCCATAGCTGCTGACCATGACGAACCGCGCGAGCTCCTCGGCGGTGGCGGGGTGGCCGTCGAACTCGATCCGGAAGGCAGGGATACCAGTCATACCCTTCACCCAACCACGCCGCTTCCCCCGGCCGGCTCCCACACCGACCCGTCGTGCGCGGCACGCCGCGAGCGCACCGTCCAACGGGCACCGCCTGGGCCGGTAGTGTGACCCGACTCCACCGGAGCCCGGTGTCAGCCCGCCTCCGGAACTCCGGGCAGCCAGCCGTCGAGCAGCCGCTCCATGACCGCCGTGGGAAGGGCGCTGTTCTCCGCCGCTCCCGAGGCCAGGTCCCAGTCGGGGTCGGCCAGCAGTTCCACCAGGAGCGCCGGCGGCATCGCGGGGTGCTGGACTGCGTAGCGGCGTCCGTCGCTGTGTTCCAGACAGATCAGCAGCGTCTCGGCGGTGGCCGACGGGTGGCGGGCGATGGAGCGCAGCGCCTTGCGGACCGCGCGGGAGTCGAGCGCCATCCGGTGCAGCAGGCCGGCGGAGCAGTGCGGATTCGCTGCGACCGCGCTGTAGACCGGCGGCCCGTGCCGTTCCGCGATGGCGTGCAAATGACCTGCGGTGAGGGAGGGATGGGGCGCGACCCGCTTGGCCACTCCCGCATCCGGATCCGTCACAAAACCGGCGAGCAGATCGGCCGGCAGATCTTCCCTGACGGCGGCGAGCGCCCGCACCTGGGCGATGGGAGACGCGGCCAGCAGCCGCAGTTCGTCCTCGGAGGCGGCGGCGATCCTCGGCAGGATCTCCCGTCCGAAGCGCTGGTGGGCGGCGAGCGAAATGAGCACGTCCAGCGGGATGGCCGGGTTGGTGCCGAGCTCGCGCAGGACCACCGAGGAGGAGTCCCCTGCAAGGCGTCGCAGCAACTGCTCCGGGACCTCCGGGTTCGCGGCGAGGGTGCGCCGGACGTACGGGTCGGCATCATCGGCCAGAGCGGTGTACACCTCGTCCGCGATGCCGGACCGCTCGGCGATGCAGGCCCGATGCCCGGGGTCCGGCAGCGAGACGAACGCCGCCAGGCCGTCCGGTGGCGTCGCGGGATTCTGCAGTGCGGAGAGCTGGACCTCGCGGATGCCGGGTGCGTGGTCACCGCACTGGGCACGGCGCCCGGCCGGGTCTTCGACGGTGTGGCACGACCCGCACATGGTGGGCGGCGGGCTGCCACCGTCGGCGAGCAACCCCGCGAGGATACGGGCGGGAACCTGATCGTTCCGGGCGAGCGCGGACCGTACGGCCGTGCTCGGGTGCCGCGCAAGCGCCTCCATCAGGTCGGAGGGCAGTGCCGCGTTGCCGGCGAGTGACTGCAGGACGCCGTGGTCCGGGTCGTTGGCGAGGACGTAGAAGGTCTCGCCGAGGTCCCGCTCCAGATCCGCCACCTCCCAACGGATGTCCCGGTCGGGGCAGATGGCGAGATCCGCCGCCCAGGAGATCGGCGCGAGGCCGCTGACCAGGGCGGCGAGTGCCACCTTCGGGTCGTCCCGGGGCACCTCCTCCAACAGCAGGGACCCGGCCCACACGAGCGTCTCCCGCACCGCACTGCCGCCGCGCTCGACGAGCGCCTGCCGGAGCGCGGGCCCGAGATCGGTCCGCTGCGCGAGCTCGCACAGGAGCTCCTCATCGGCCCGGTCGATGAAACGGGCCAGCAGATGCTGCGGAAGCGCTTCGTTCTCGGCGAGGCCGCACAGCTGAGCCCCGTGTTCCAACGCCGGATGGCGCACCGCTTCCGTCACCTGTCCTCCGTGGTGTCAGCCCGCGTGCGGGCATCACGAATCATGACCCACGTACGCGTGTGCTGCTTCCGGCCGGTGGGCGGCCGGTTCCGCTCGTCCGCTGCGACCGGGGTCTGGTCGCTACCGGCGGGTAGTGCGAGGATCGCGACGCA from the Streptomyces sp. RKAG293 genome contains:
- a CDS encoding serine-threonine protein kinase; this translates as MSVQPYWELTFDADGDVDTRQRDQLLAGVAAEGVTDLVMFSHGWNNDQSMATWLYDRFFAPFPGLLGAGTGAGTSTGTGTRVRLGYVGVLWPAMRFSDEPIPDFTPSLTIAPVPATGPVPAAATAPATAPATSPGGRTELSEETCRALTSTFPGQDATVRRLAELLRERPDSPEALVEFARLVRDLVALPAGSPAAAFAADSGDGGPQPDPAILADDPVGLCAELTAALQETGVDLGPDEPGEQRLLGGLGKKLWNGAHELLRQATYFAMKRRAGTVGQHGLGPALGRLSQSSGTVRVHLVGHSFGARLVSFALLGLPAGAHNVKSVTLLQGAFSHYAYARRLPGDASHSGALRDAENRVDGPVVSCFSSHDTALGVIYPLASRLSRDDSSLLGLGDRWGAMGHDGIQAVDGTRRATIEDARAGRFPVSGCVSVDVSAVVCSGSPPAGAHSDICHEELARVVLAAGRISH
- a CDS encoding penicillin acylase family protein, with protein sequence MPQRNGRLRTGKVGARKGKAVTRKLRTVTAAALLALGVTLVVPLPQAAQAADPTTDYCQGQCGDILPPGENGNATLADILAHKVFGTRPAHAADQLGPYANLATGYPSLTDATITNFFNDASFGVPSGQVASVTTPRADVTITRDKKTGVPHIKGTTRDGTEYGAGYAAGQDRLWLMDLFRHVGRGQLSSFAGGAPANQQLEQEFWRAAPYTEADLQAQVDQITAGNGARGQQALADAQAYVNGINAYITQSKNGRYFPGEYVLTGQIDAITNAGEIQPFKLTDLIALGSVIGALFGSGGGGEVESAISLLAAQQKYGVTQGTTVWETFRERNDPEAMLTVHDGSSFPYAGKPANPQGAAMPEPGTVVAEPLVYDRTGGAATAAKTPVKAGPLKAAQGIFDNGALPANLFSTKKGMSNALVVGGSHTASGHPLAVFGPQTGYFAPQLLMLQELQGPGISARGASFAGLGMYVELGRGQDYAWSATSAGQDITDTYAVELCQDAVHYVYHGVCTAMEKLERVNSWKPTVADSTAAGSYRMQVYRTAYGPVEYRATVGGKAVAYTTLRSSYRHEADSIIGFQMLNDPGFVHDAATFQQATQHINYTFNWFYADSRQTAYYNSGTNPVRAAGVDPSFPVKAEAAYEWQGWNPASNTATYTPPAQHPQSVDQDYYVSWNNKQAKDFTSAGFGNGPVHRGDLLNDRVKQLVAAGGVTRSALTKAMADAALTDLRGEDVLPELLRVLRSAPVTDPQLVTAVQQLSDWGTAGSKRKETSAGSHAYANADAVRTMDAWWPLLIDGAFRPGLGDGLYAALTANLSIDESPSAGHGPTGAHAGSAFQYGWWSYADKDLRTVLGDPVQGWTPQAFCGGGTLGACRDVLLATLKQAVAKPATTVYPADANCSAGDQWCSDTIIQRPLGGITQDKISWQNRPTFQQVVEFPAHR
- a CDS encoding aminotransferase class IV; translated protein: MTGIPAFRIEFDGHPATAEELARFVMVSSYGHFTAMQVRGRAVRGLDFHLDRLERATRELFGTGLDGGRVLDAVRHALGDDVDASVRVNVFRPDEAGDVSLMVTVRGPGPAPSGPQSLMSVDYQRPVAQVKHVGGFAQGYFGNAAHEAGFDEALLVGPGGVISEGAITNVGFADGDTVVWPDAPALHGITMRVIQREMDAAGLPWRHRRVTVADVESFDGAFACNSRGIAPVGRLDDLILPTAADLVKRVIGLFDSAPWDAL